From the Bacillota bacterium genome, one window contains:
- a CDS encoding putative sulfate/molybdate transporter yields the protein MRIKDFEFSLRELAGSMGDFGTLFPLAVGYIAICGMNPAGLLVMMGLTNIVTGIVYHLPMPLEPMKILAVMAIAKKWPPSLVYASAFGTGVVWLVLGLSGAIDRIAVLTPKPVTRGVQAALGLLLAYQGLRMASTGWGLAATSVAIIILFRQNRYAPAAILLMALGLLVVWAKGELGPSVRLGFTPPPLTSFSPRQVWDAMVLAGFAQVPLTLTNAVIAASALISRYFPGKPVSERRLALNMGVMNVVVPFFGGMPMCHGAGGLAGQYFFGARTGGTNIIEGLIEISLGLFLAGSIQQLFVVFPESVIGTMMFMVGLEMSKFAAEVRGWDLLPMGITIALALTTNMALGFAAGIAAQQTLRRLEARARA from the coding sequence ATGAGGATAAAGGACTTCGAGTTCAGCCTAAGGGAGCTTGCAGGATCCATGGGGGACTTCGGTACCCTCTTCCCCCTGGCAGTCGGCTACATAGCCATCTGCGGCATGAACCCGGCCGGGCTCCTTGTGATGATGGGGCTGACCAATATCGTCACAGGTATAGTGTACCATCTTCCAATGCCTCTGGAGCCCATGAAGATCCTCGCCGTCATGGCCATCGCCAAAAAGTGGCCTCCTTCCCTAGTATACGCCTCTGCCTTCGGGACAGGGGTGGTCTGGCTCGTTCTCGGCCTCAGCGGGGCCATCGACAGGATCGCGGTCCTCACCCCCAAGCCGGTGACGCGCGGCGTTCAGGCGGCCTTGGGATTGCTCCTCGCCTACCAGGGGCTCAGGATGGCATCGACGGGGTGGGGCCTTGCTGCCACCTCCGTCGCCATCATCATCCTCTTCAGGCAGAACAGGTACGCCCCCGCGGCCATACTCCTCATGGCTCTGGGCCTTCTCGTGGTTTGGGCGAAGGGTGAGCTTGGGCCGTCCGTCCGCCTGGGCTTCACACCGCCTCCACTCACTTCGTTCAGCCCTCGGCAGGTCTGGGATGCGATGGTGCTCGCAGGGTTCGCCCAAGTCCCTCTAACACTGACCAATGCAGTGATAGCAGCCTCCGCCCTCATCAGCCGGTACTTCCCCGGTAAGCCCGTGAGTGAGCGTCGACTTGCGCTGAACATGGGTGTAATGAACGTGGTGGTTCCGTTCTTCGGCGGGATGCCGATGTGCCACGGTGCCGGCGGGCTTGCCGGGCAGTACTTCTTCGGCGCTCGCACGGGTGGGACCAATATCATCGAGGGCCTGATAGAGATATCTTTGGGGCTCTTCCTCGCAGGATCGATCCAGCAGCTTTTCGTGGTGTTCCCGGAGAGTGTCATCGGGACAATGATGTTCATGGTGGGACTGGAGATGTCCAAGTTCGCGGCGGAGGTTCGTGGGTGGGACCTGCTTCCGATGGGTATTACCATAGCCCTGGCTCTCACCACCAACATGGCCCTTGGCTTCGCTGCCGGTATTGCGGCCCAGCAGACTCTCCGGCGTCTCGAGGCCCGCGCCAGGGCCTGA
- the nagA gene encoding N-acetylglucosamine-6-phosphate deacetylase, protein MDQRILISSGRVVTPHVIFDPGSILIQGTRIHKVGPDSILRGQQAHTVIDASGCTVVPGFIDLHVHGGGGADAMDASPEAIAQMGEFHVKHGTTGFVPTVMSSPKEEMLAATRAIARASWTSWENSAQVLGVNLEGPFLSLERKGAQPPEGIQAPDRGTLQSLLEAGQGLVRICSVAPEADGVLDLISLLASLNVVVAAGHSDATFVQMEAGVSRGLSHVTHTFNAMRGLHHREPGVVGAALVMDGLTCEVVADGLHVHPAMVSLLARVKGNMRTILITDAMRAAGLPDGEYDLAGQHVTVADGQARLDSGVLAGSTLTMGQAFRNMVNLVGVSVQDAACMASTAPAAVIGLSSRKGRLEAGMDGDVVVLDSELEVRNVIVAGRVVYSRE, encoded by the coding sequence GTGGATCAGAGGATCCTCATCTCGTCTGGGCGCGTAGTGACCCCACATGTCATCTTCGATCCGGGTTCCATCCTGATCCAGGGGACCAGAATCCACAAGGTTGGACCGGACTCCATCCTGAGGGGGCAACAGGCGCATACAGTGATTGACGCATCTGGATGCACAGTGGTCCCCGGGTTCATAGATCTTCACGTGCACGGGGGCGGCGGCGCCGACGCGATGGACGCTTCACCTGAGGCCATCGCACAGATGGGTGAGTTCCACGTGAAACACGGAACCACGGGATTTGTGCCAACCGTGATGTCCTCACCGAAGGAGGAGATGCTTGCGGCCACCCGAGCCATTGCCCGCGCTTCCTGGACTTCGTGGGAGAACAGTGCCCAGGTTCTCGGGGTCAACCTCGAAGGGCCTTTCCTGAGCCTGGAGCGTAAAGGTGCGCAACCCCCTGAAGGAATCCAGGCCCCTGACCGTGGCACTCTTCAGTCGCTTCTCGAGGCAGGCCAAGGGCTCGTCAGAATCTGTTCGGTCGCACCTGAAGCAGATGGCGTTCTCGACCTCATCTCGCTCCTCGCCAGCCTGAACGTCGTGGTCGCCGCCGGCCATTCCGACGCCACTTTCGTCCAGATGGAGGCGGGAGTGTCTCGAGGCCTATCCCACGTGACCCACACCTTCAACGCCATGCGAGGTCTCCACCACAGAGAGCCCGGAGTCGTTGGAGCGGCTCTCGTCATGGATGGGCTCACCTGCGAAGTGGTTGCTGACGGCCTGCATGTCCACCCGGCAATGGTATCTCTTCTCGCCAGAGTGAAAGGGAATATGAGAACGATACTCATCACGGACGCGATGCGCGCGGCCGGGCTCCCTGACGGCGAGTACGATCTCGCCGGGCAACATGTGACAGTCGCGGACGGCCAAGCCCGCCTAGACTCTGGCGTGCTCGCAGGCAGTACCCTCACAATGGGCCAGGCCTTCAGGAACATGGTGAACCTCGTTGGGGTGTCAGTTCAGGACGCTGCGTGCATGGCGTCGACCGCCCCAGCCGCAGTGATCGGGCTTTCCAGCAGGAAAGGGCGGCTCGAGGCCGGGATGGACGGGGATGTCGTCGTGCTGGACAGCGAACTCGAAGTCAGGAACGTGATTGTTGCGGGCAGGGTCGTCTACAGCCGCGAATAG